The Geothrix sp. genome has a window encoding:
- a CDS encoding ATP-dependent DNA helicase, which yields MDRYFAPSEGRIFACFPGAEDRPGQRRMAELVHNAVVDGAARFQKWRDGGGEPDARPEAVIQAVEAGTGTGKSLGYLIPALAAGRHPILVATRTKQLQRQLLEEDVPRAAGILGRPIKAVLAKGRANYLCRTAWEAVSTDAHLEFSRADQQLWLALQRWTRETQDGDREGLGRFGEGESPLWDKINARAERCTGRQCPRYEDCFLTKLRAEVAEADLIIVNHALLLADRVLRESAFGQVLPDAPVLILDEAHDLEEQLTESCAEAWSSRAMNLLFTDLRDAAKGQGAGLAALLEPWERAWTDILAWVPLEGGVLPLLSPGPEMKALADAVGAWVEAGHPLWMEARRLGSADPENPLWMRLAERVGTAFSRMEQIFAQPEGWVSTLNREGPNLVHFKSNPVDVRPFFHQHVRRGFESVILTSATLRDGRGFNGLGLRLGFTRPEVEVAEHVESPFDFEAQGLLFVPPGLPERRAGGGGVGDPAWIEASLAAMERMLRASRGRALLLFTSRKMLAAFRPRLEDALPELTFFVQGDGLSRTQLLDRFRATPSAVLLGLASFWQGVDLPGEALSLVVVSALPFAPPDDPVLQARIREADAQRDGLGFIGIQVPQMTLKLKQGIGRLIRTRTDRGVVAVLDPRLMLPSEDRLGKRYAAQVRAALPPFPVTRDWDRVEAFLHQL from the coding sequence ATGGACCGCTACTTCGCCCCGTCGGAGGGCCGGATCTTCGCCTGCTTCCCCGGGGCCGAGGACCGGCCCGGCCAGCGGCGCATGGCCGAGCTGGTGCACAACGCCGTGGTGGACGGCGCCGCCCGCTTCCAGAAGTGGCGCGACGGGGGCGGCGAGCCCGACGCCCGGCCGGAGGCCGTGATTCAGGCGGTGGAGGCCGGCACGGGCACGGGCAAGAGCCTGGGCTACCTGATCCCGGCCCTGGCCGCCGGCCGCCATCCCATCCTGGTGGCCACCCGCACCAAGCAGCTCCAGCGCCAGCTGCTGGAAGAGGATGTGCCCCGGGCGGCGGGCATCCTGGGCCGACCCATCAAGGCCGTGCTGGCCAAGGGCCGCGCCAACTACCTCTGCCGCACGGCCTGGGAGGCCGTCTCCACGGACGCCCACCTGGAGTTCAGCCGGGCCGACCAGCAGCTCTGGCTGGCCCTGCAGCGCTGGACCCGCGAGACCCAGGACGGGGACCGCGAGGGGCTGGGCCGCTTCGGGGAGGGCGAGTCGCCGCTGTGGGACAAGATCAACGCCCGGGCCGAGCGCTGCACGGGCCGCCAGTGCCCCCGCTACGAGGACTGCTTCCTCACCAAGCTGCGGGCGGAGGTGGCCGAGGCCGACCTCATCATCGTCAACCATGCACTGCTGCTGGCCGACCGCGTGCTGCGGGAATCCGCCTTCGGCCAGGTGCTGCCCGACGCGCCCGTGCTCATCCTCGACGAGGCCCATGACCTGGAGGAACAGCTCACCGAGAGTTGTGCCGAGGCCTGGTCCAGCCGCGCCATGAACCTGCTCTTCACGGATCTGCGGGACGCCGCCAAGGGGCAGGGCGCGGGTCTGGCGGCCCTGCTGGAACCCTGGGAGCGGGCCTGGACCGACATCCTCGCCTGGGTGCCGCTCGAAGGCGGCGTGCTGCCCCTGCTGAGTCCCGGCCCCGAGATGAAGGCCCTGGCGGATGCCGTGGGCGCCTGGGTGGAGGCGGGGCACCCCCTGTGGATGGAGGCGCGCCGCCTCGGTTCGGCTGACCCCGAGAACCCCCTGTGGATGCGCCTCGCGGAGCGGGTGGGCACGGCCTTCTCCCGCATGGAGCAGATCTTCGCCCAGCCCGAAGGCTGGGTCTCCACCCTCAACCGGGAGGGGCCGAACCTCGTCCACTTCAAGTCGAACCCCGTGGATGTCCGGCCATTCTTCCACCAGCATGTGCGCCGCGGCTTCGAGAGCGTGATCCTCACCAGCGCCACCCTGCGGGATGGCCGCGGCTTCAACGGCCTGGGGTTGCGCCTGGGGTTCACGCGGCCGGAGGTGGAAGTCGCCGAGCATGTGGAGAGCCCCTTCGACTTTGAAGCCCAGGGCCTGCTCTTCGTGCCGCCGGGCCTGCCCGAACGCCGCGCGGGCGGCGGGGGGGTGGGCGATCCGGCCTGGATCGAGGCCTCGCTCGCGGCCATGGAGCGCATGCTGCGGGCCAGCCGGGGCCGGGCCCTGCTGCTCTTCACCAGCCGCAAGATGCTGGCGGCCTTCCGGCCGCGACTGGAAGACGCGCTACCCGAGCTCACCTTCTTCGTGCAGGGCGATGGCCTCTCCCGCACCCAGCTGCTGGACCGCTTCCGCGCCACGCCCTCGGCGGTGCTGCTGGGCCTCGCCAGCTTCTGGCAGGGCGTGGATCTGCCCGGCGAGGCGCTGAGCCTGGTGGTGGTCTCCGCGCTGCCCTTCGCGCCCCCGGACGACCCTGTGCTGCAGGCCCGCATCCGCGAGGCGGACGCCCAGCGCGACGGCCTCGGCTTCATCGGCATCCAGGTGCCCCAGATGACGCTCAAGTTGAAGCAGGGCATCGGCCGGCTCATCCGCACCCGCACCGATCGCGGCGTGGTGGCGGTGCTGGATCCGCGCCTCATGCTGCCCAGCGAGGACCGCCTGGGCAAGCGCTACGCCGCCCAGGTCCGCGCCGCCCTGCCGCCCTTTCCCGTGACGCGGGACTGGGACCGGGTGGAGGCGTTCTTGCACCAGCTGTGA
- a CDS encoding 23S rRNA (pseudouridine(1915)-N(3))-methyltransferase RlmH has product MYPISLLAFGRLRLDPCRELERHYLDMLRPFARLEVTELTEGKGDPARQLREEAERLRPKLKAVKCPVLLTPEGKLRDSEALAKWLGERMDRGDSLAFALGSSHGFDPGLKAEVREQLSLSPLTFPHELSRVMLLEQLYRAFTILRGKHYHK; this is encoded by the coding sequence ATGTATCCCATCTCCCTCCTTGCGTTCGGACGCCTGCGGCTGGATCCCTGCCGGGAGCTGGAGCGCCACTACCTCGACATGCTCCGACCCTTTGCGCGGCTGGAGGTGACGGAACTGACCGAGGGTAAGGGGGATCCGGCCCGCCAGCTGCGGGAGGAGGCCGAGCGCCTTCGTCCGAAGCTGAAGGCCGTGAAATGCCCGGTGCTCCTCACGCCGGAGGGAAAACTCCGGGACAGCGAGGCCCTCGCCAAGTGGCTGGGCGAGCGCATGGACCGGGGCGACAGCTTGGCCTTCGCCCTGGGCAGCAGCCACGGTTTCGATCCCGGCTTGAAGGCGGAGGTCCGGGAGCAGCTGAGCCTGTCGCCTCTGACCTTCCCCCACGAACTGAGCCGGGTGATGCTCCTGGAGCAGCTCTACCGGGCGTTCACCATTCTCCGGGGCAAGCATTACCACAAGTGA